The candidate division KSB1 bacterium genome window below encodes:
- a CDS encoding pyridoxine 5'-phosphate synthase, whose amino-acid sequence MMRLGVNVDHVATVREARKGKLPDPVAGAIAAEMAGADGIVCHLREDRRHIKDKDLFLLKEIVKTHLNLEMAATDEMVRIATEVVPDMVTLVPEKREEITTEGGLDVESNEDWIEEVTKQLHSHNIVVSLFIDPDISQIKSAAKCEADYVELHTGLYANAEDLGTITDELEKLRSMAIGAAKMDLGVSAGHGLDYHNVRDILEIEQIEELNIGHAIVSKAVMVGMERAVREMLDIIRR is encoded by the coding sequence ATGATGAGGTTAGGAGTTAATGTGGATCACGTTGCGACGGTTAGAGAGGCTCGTAAGGGCAAATTGCCCGATCCCGTTGCGGGTGCAATCGCGGCTGAAATGGCCGGGGCGGATGGCATTGTTTGTCATCTTCGGGAAGACCGGCGCCACATCAAAGACAAAGACCTGTTTCTTTTAAAGGAGATCGTCAAAACACACCTGAATTTAGAAATGGCCGCAACTGATGAAATGGTTCGGATTGCCACTGAAGTTGTGCCGGACATGGTGACCCTGGTTCCTGAAAAACGCGAAGAGATTACCACCGAAGGTGGACTGGATGTGGAATCCAATGAAGACTGGATCGAAGAGGTCACCAAGCAGCTTCATAGTCACAATATCGTAGTTTCACTGTTTATAGATCCGGATATTAGTCAGATCAAATCGGCGGCGAAGTGTGAGGCGGACTACGTGGAACTTCATACCGGACTTTACGCCAATGCCGAAGATTTGGGCACTATCACGGACGAGCTGGAGAAATTACGCTCCATGGCGATTGGCGCAGCAAAAATGGATTTGGGGGTTAGCGCAGGTCACGGTCTCGACTACCATAATGTCCGCGATATTTTAGAGATCGAGCAGATTGAGGAGTTGAACATCGGACACGCAATTGTGTCAAA